The Camelina sativa cultivar DH55 chromosome 16, Cs, whole genome shotgun sequence sequence CTCTGCTATTTTCATTAGATGAACTATTCTCTGTTAGTGTTCATGTTTTGGCAATGCAGAAGTTATCATTAGAGATTATCCAACTCAGTGAGGTCTCTTATTGCTTCCACTTAAAAAAATTTTGCAGATGAAAAAAGAGTTGCAGAGAGTGGAAGTAGATATTGATGAGCGAGGATTTGAAGAGCTCTGAAATAAACCAGACTCAAAAATATTGGAGCTTTCTTGTTGTGAACTCTGAAAAAAGCACTggtctttctttttaattacttggatttgacttttctttGATCCAACATATGAGGATTGTGGATGTACAAAGTACAATAGGATCAGCTGTTTCAAAAAGATTGTATCCGTCCAATGTGTGAATTGCAAACCTGAGATTCAGTTAACTGGCAATTAAAGCGCAGGGTAGTCTTGATTTCTGTACTAGAGGGGGCGTTCAGTTTCAGGCGCTTAATGAGTCTTAGAGTATTCTGAAAATTGATTTGACTAAATTAGTGGTTTAAAAAACAAGCAATGAATAAGTTGCAGAGTTTACCTGGATAGCACTCAGCTTTCCTTAGGGAACTTGAGTCTGACGGTCAGAAAGCATGTCAAGgttataagagagagagacatgcaTGTGAAATTTCAGCTAGATGATTATGAACATCTAGTCGTAGATATTGTAATCTTTATTTGTGTTCCAATATCTACAAGAAAGTGTAAAGGCTACAGCTGAAGTTTCAAATACATTCAATGAGCAGATTAGAAAATATTGTAAtctttgttaacatttttgaattacattttggtttatgcccttcaagttttaattatttaattttttttacaacattaacccctaaaacaattccataaataacattgcagagaaactcaaatactaaactttcttaaattgaccaacttttgttacattttggtttatgccctttaagttttaattattttttttttacaacattaacccctaaaacaattccataaataacattgcagagaaactcaaatactaaactttcttaaattgaccaacttttgttacattttggtttatgccctttaagttttaattattttttttttacaacattaacccctaaaacaattccataaataacattgcagagaaactcaaatactaaactttcttaaattgaccaacatttgttacatttattgccataaaatcttaacaacatctatacattccgatttttccaaaaacaactctatccattaaagttttaacccattaaatctccaaaactatttttatggatgctagaatatctcaaatttaaatgatatacaacagatttttccaaaaacaactctatccattaaagttttaacccattaaatctccaaaactatttttatggatgctagaatatctcaaatttaaatgatatacaacagatttttccaaaaacaactctatccattaaagttttaacccattaaatctccaaaactatttttatggatgctagaatatctcaaatttaaatgatatacaacagatttttccaaaaacaactctatccattaaagttttaacccattaaatctccaaaactatttttatggatgctagaatatctcaaatttaaatgatatacaacagattttccataacaaaagtttacaatatctataattatattaacattaataaatttcctaaaccgaaaatccaattataaaatgtcacattaaatatgttgaaacccccatataatttggtttcttttttattttttgagaaattaccaaaaaaattaaaattctattaattatcataaactatataagtatgctaatttggtaaaacaattaacataattaaacttgataaaaaacttatttagattattttttttgcgcaaaaatttattttgattttggtgagacaggttggcattaatcctatatagggagttaagtagaattgttttttttttaaaacacttatagatgtgtaccaggagataaatgtattactagactatacatataccacacgggttaaaactttgaaaacaatacaaaaatcctatactttgaatattTCTATCAAATAcgtgtaaaattttatatttttaaattaataaaacaataataaaataacaaataaatacaatataattttaaatttttaaaattaaaaatattgtcctgcagtgtaccgcgggttaaatcctagtatatACTAATATGACACTTGTTTCCTGTGCTTATGCTGGAACTGCGAATGTCCTTAAAGGTAATCTATCTAATCATTTGTACTGGTGGTTGAATTTacataactcattggtttgtaGTTAAGTTCTTGACTCCTTATTTATCCAcagtttatttttgttcttgttgtccTCCTGACCGGTTCCATAATGTTTATTTCGGATCACCGGTTCACTTGATCATTCCGGTTATTGCGGGGGTTGCCCAAATTATAGCAATTCGATAAGTTGCGGTTTTTAAAATggaaccggaaccggaaccgGAAACGGAAACAATCAAGGCCTATATATATACCTATCTATCTGATCGTGGCGTCAAATATTGGAGATTGACATACATTGCCTGCCGGCTGCCGCTACTCCATCGTTGTTGTTTCCGGAAGCCCTCACCGTACGTCTCAAGAAAGAGAATAATGCTGCAGTCGTGAGTTTAATTTCCTAtgtatctctttttctcttttcatcttGATCGGAATTTTATAATTCTCTGAATTAGGATTAGGTTTGTGTTGTTACTTTTCGAACGATTTCAATTCTTCTAGCTTTCACACTAGACCAAACAGTCAATAATAGTGTCTCCTCCTTgtaattaattttcacatatatGCAGTACAAAAGCTAGAAGAATTGATCGTCCATCGAAGAAGTGTATAACAGGACCGAGGTGGGATCTAGATATTCCCTCAGATCTCCTGCACGAGATACTGTCCCGTCTAGGGTTAAAAGCCAACATACAAGCTTCCGTTGTCTGCAAGGCATGGTGTGAAGCAGCTGTTTCTGTCAGGAAGTTACAGCCTCGTCCTTGGCTGCTTTATCCACTTGAACGCTTTGGTTATACATCACGTAGAGGAATAACGGACCGCAAAACTCCTACTGAAACCTACCTTCTTTATGATACAATGCGGGGTCAAATATATAAGCAAGATTTTCCAGATTTAGGTTGCCATGAGTTCCTTTGTTACAAGGATGGTTGGTTGCTTACCTCAAAACGAGATTTCCCCGTGTCGTTATTCTTTCTTGACCCTTTTACCCGGGAGCGCGTCTACTTACCATGGAAGGATTACCAATGCATAGCTTTCTCAGCCGCTCGTACATTAGCTAGTTGTTTGGTGGTCTCGATCTTGAGTGCAAATATCTGGTCAGGTTTTAAGATCAAGACTTGTCGCCCTGGTGAAACCAAATGGACCAGCCATCGCTACCCGACAAACAGACCCGGCCATCTCGAATGGTCTAAATGTGTATTTTCGAATGGTATGTTCTATTGTCTCAGTACCTGCGGCCACCTCGGGGTTTTTGACCCGACCAGAGCAGCCTGGAATATTCTTCCTGTGAAACCCTGTCCCGCCTTTCTTTCTCAGACAGGTTTGGCTCGTTTGAGGGAGACCCGATTGTTGGTGATGGAGCATGAAGGGGATGTATATGTTATCTCCACAAGCAAGAAAGCGTCCGTGTTTAAACTAGACCTTAAACGTAAGGTctgggaagagaagagagaacttGGTGGCTTGACAGTATTTGCCAGTCAACCTACCTCTCTTACACGAGCTGGTCTCTTGAGGGAGAGGAATAGAATATATCCATCGCATGAAGCACATAAGGGCGTGTACTACAACCTCGCTGATGACAAATATAGTAGCCATCGTCCCCCTGTAATGAACTATTTGTCTGACCGAATCGCTTGGGTGGATCCACCCCTCAACGAAGCTAATTTGTCACCTTATGATGGTATTAACTACtgaaaaactttgttttatgcTGTTTCAAGGTTTAATATTGAACTAGTTGCTAGTCGTTTTACATTGTAGCTCGGGCACTGATCTTTAAGAGTTTAAAATACAAGTGTTTCAATCTGGTTCTGATGACACCCTTATCTTCTTTACAATTTACTAAAGTATATGTTAGTTTATTGGCACTTTACAATTAATGATAGTTTTAACTGAAAATTACtcagtttgacacaaatttgcCCAAAAATAACTAATGTAAATCCCAAATAATCGACAGAACTAGATTGACACAAATATTGTGTTAAAAGTCCAAAAAACCATTATCTTTTTGCTTTGGGAAGTTtccttaattttaatttgaatttaaattattttctaatatatttttaataaaagatttatttttaatctgtcagcatgtgattttttaaacaaatctgttataacttaaaaaaaagaaacaataaatctGTCactataagatttttaaaacaaatctgtcatcatatgaatttcaaaacaaatatgtcataatttaaaaaaatctataataacGTAAATAAATCTGTAATCACTATTAAAGTCATTCTAgcaattgttattttctttaaaaatctgTTACTAGAccgcagattttttttttaaaacaaaaaactgtcattacataaaccaaaatttgtCGTAACATGAAATAACAATAATTCGACTGTTGGTTAATCaatgatttctttttaaaattaaaaatctgcCACCATGCCACAATTTTTCggtgaaatataaaaatctcttgttgtcaaaaataaatctgttatcacttGATGTCAATCTAGTAATTATTTTCTCGTCAACAAATTTGCCATGTGACGATAGACTAATAgtctcaaaaacaaaactgtaccgactaatcaaaaaaaatctgtcatgaattatgaaaatgtgtggtaacaacaacaataagtctatagtagaacaaaaaactatcactaaaattaaatttgtcgtaacaaactacaaaaaagctgtcaaaacaaaaatatatgtagtggaaaaatctatcttaaataataaaatctgaTATTTTATGAGTTATTTAGGTAATAAAACCCATAATTTGGGATCAATCTAGCTTTTTTCCCTAGTTTTAATGGAAAATAACATAAACTGTGTAGAAACTTGGAAGGACAAGTTAACCACCTAGGGAGAAACTACTGCGAATACCTTCTCCAAGATTGGTTAATTGATAAGTTATAAGATGAAAAAAAGGTTGAAGCTCCCGCGCGTGACCGCACGCGCGtctcccttctctctcctcttctacGACACAAGGTTTTCATTGGCCGCCGGGGAGGGCTCCCCCTTTGTCTGCTTATCgtctttttcttatctttccGTTGAGTTAAGGTCGGATCTGagttctcctcttcttctggGAC is a genomic window containing:
- the LOC104753812 gene encoding F-box/kelch-repeat protein At3g18720-like translates to MRGQIYKQDFPDLGCHEFLCYKDGWLLTSKRDFPVSLFFLDPFTRERVYLPWKDYQCIAFSAARTLASCLVVSILSANIWSGFKIKTCRPGETKWTSHRYPTNRPGHLEWSKCVFSNGMFYCLSTCGHLGVFDPTRAAWNILPVKPCPAFLSQTGLARLRETRLLVMEHEGDVYVISTSKKASVFKLDLKRKVWEEKRELGGLTVFASQPTSLTRAGLLRERNRIYPSHEAHKGVYYNLADDKYSSHRPPVMNYLSDRIAWVDPPLNEANLSPYDGINY